TTACCTTCAAAATTACTTTTATAACTATCAGTTGTTATATTTGCTCCCAATCCAGGAGTTTCTTCATGTTCTAATATTTTTATTCCATAAATCTCTCCATTAGCAGGGTTAGCACCTACCATTAATTTAATCATACCCTGAAAACCTGGACCTTCTTCTATTAAAGCAACACCAACTCTTTGGCCAGATTTATAGCCTTCATAAAATTTTATTCCATTTTTCGTAACTTCTTCATAACTTTCAGCCTCAGGAACTACTTCAAAAATACCACTTTCACGTGCTTTAGCAGCATGTTTTTCTATATAAGGAGTAGTCCATTCATATACAAATGCCAGACTAAGAGCTGATATA
This genomic interval from Halanaerobiales bacterium contains the following:
- a CDS encoding RnfABCDGE type electron transport complex subunit G; the encoded protein is ISALSLAFVYEWTTPYIEKHAAKARESGIFEVVPEAESYEEVTKNGIKFYEGYKSGQRVGVALIEEGPGFQGMIKLMVGANPANGEIYGIKILEHEETPGLGANITTDSYKSNFEGKPFGEYDVIKRETSDPYQVEAIAGATISSEKVTRIVEDAVDKIQNAYGGGN